A single genomic interval of Blastocatellia bacterium harbors:
- a CDS encoding BsuPI-related putative proteinase inhibitor, which produces MFGRAKILMTFAMALALWLGHLKLTPSGRLAASDRIAFEVSADRLEYVYNLMPPLPPTIPGPVVRARIRLVNESAEELRLDFSTSQRFDFLLEDERGRVAFRWSDGKIFLPVLGREIVRPGEALTYEVTFSLPDSTRGILPAGRYTLKGLLTAETPFSGTLPVRIVHAR; this is translated from the coding sequence GACGTTCGCAATGGCGCTCGCGCTTTGGCTCGGGCATTTAAAGCTCACGCCCTCAGGGCGTCTCGCGGCATCAGATCGCATCGCATTTGAGGTGAGCGCCGATCGGCTCGAATACGTCTATAACCTCATGCCGCCGCTGCCGCCGACGATCCCCGGCCCTGTCGTGCGCGCGCGAATCCGACTGGTCAACGAATCCGCTGAAGAGCTTCGCCTCGATTTCTCCACCTCGCAACGCTTCGATTTCCTCCTGGAGGACGAGCGAGGGAGGGTCGCGTTCCGATGGTCTGATGGGAAGATCTTCCTGCCTGTGCTCGGGAGGGAGATCGTGAGACCCGGAGAGGCGCTCACCTATGAGGTGACATTCTCGCTTCCGGATTCAACCCGGGGCATTCTCCCAGCGGGACGGTATACACTGAAAGGTCTTCTCACCGCCGAGACACCGTTCTCCGGAACGTTACCGGTACGGATCGTTCACGCGCGCTGA